The following are encoded together in the Ranitomeya imitator isolate aRanImi1 chromosome 4, aRanImi1.pri, whole genome shotgun sequence genome:
- the LOC138674641 gene encoding olfactory receptor 8D1-like, translating to MTTLVANLLLIALIALSSLLLTPMYFFLFNLAFLDITYTSVTSPKLIYISVMAGCTMSHSECIIQYTFFVAFTSVEYFLLTVMSYDRYMAVCRPLHYHMVLNRRFCRIASLSIWLCGFIFSIPISVTTSQNVYCSSNVINHFFCDIAVLLELSCTSTASTQNIILFEGALFLTTCFLPTVVSYIFIINTVSKIKSLNGKHKAFSTCASHLTTVILFYSVIFTLYMMPRASLTQDQRKIISVLFSNVIPMLNPLVYSLRNKDIKKALKMVLRSSTLV from the coding sequence ATGACCACATTGGTGGCAAACCTCCTCCTCATTGCTCTCATAGCCTTGAGCTCTTTGTTGCTGACACCTATGTATTTCTTCTTGTTTAACTTGGCCTTCTTGGACATCACCTACACCTCTGTCACTTCTCCAAAGCTGATTTACATCTCCGTCATGGCCGGTTGCACCATGTCTCACTCAGAATGCATAATCCAGTATACTTTCTTTGTCGCCTTTACCTCGGTAGAATATTTTCTCCTCACAGTGATGTCTTATGATCGTTACATGGCAGTCTGTAGACCTCTACATTATCATATGGTCCTCAACAGGAGATTTTGTAGAATAGCCTCCTTAAGCATTTGGCTTTGTGGCTTCATCTTCAGTATACCTATATCCGTCACAACATCTCAAAATGTCTACTGCTCCTCCAATGTCATCAATCACTTTTTTTGCGATATTGCTGTGTTGCTAGAACTTTCCTGCACCAGCACAGCTTCTACCCAGAACATCATATTGTTTGAAGGAGCCTTGTTCTTGACCACCTGCTTTTTGCCCACTGTGGTTTCTTACATCTTCATAATTAACACTGTTTCCAAAATAAAGTCTTTAAATGGGAAACataaagccttctccacctgtgcCTCCCATCTCACCACTGTCATTCTATTCTATTCAGTGATTTTCACACTCTATATGATGCCGAGAGCTTCTCTTACACAGGATCAACGTAAAATAATAAGTGTCCTTTTTTCAAATGTCATCCCTATGCTGAATCCATTGGTGTACAGTTTAAGGAACAAAGATATTAAAAAAGCCTTGAAAATGGTTTTAAGAAGCTCAACATTAGTTTAG